A stretch of Aminivibrio pyruvatiphilus DNA encodes these proteins:
- a CDS encoding flagellar basal body P-ring protein FlgI, which yields MTFKGRIAAAFLFLLLTAPAALGAEIHPTVRIKDLADVEGVRSNQLVGVGIVMGLQGTGDKGTMATQMIRNLMSQFGVTLNDKAVKSRNVAVVTITADLPAFARPGQKIDVTVSTMGDAKSLQGGTLLQVPLKGADGGVYAVAQGPVMVGGFAAGGAAGSVSKNVVTVGRVPGGAIVERDVQTDFTLMGRQVNLLLRNPDFTTSDRMARAINSAFGAVAMAVDAGRVAVNVPPQYASSPAAFLARIEGLSLRPDSAARVAVNERTGTVVMGGDVRISSVAVAHGNLTVQVTESPEVVQPQPFAGGRTAVQPRTDIQAQETAAQLIALDSTSTVKELVDALNSVGASPRDVIAILQAVKEAGALHGELVVM from the coding sequence ATGACATTCAAGGGCAGAATCGCGGCGGCCTTCCTCTTCCTTCTCCTGACGGCCCCGGCCGCACTGGGGGCCGAGATACACCCCACAGTGAGGATCAAGGACCTCGCCGACGTGGAAGGAGTCCGGTCGAACCAGCTCGTGGGAGTGGGCATCGTCATGGGCCTTCAGGGCACGGGCGACAAGGGAACCATGGCTACCCAGATGATCCGGAACCTCATGAGCCAGTTCGGGGTCACCCTGAACGACAAGGCCGTGAAGAGCCGGAACGTGGCGGTGGTCACCATCACAGCCGACCTTCCCGCCTTCGCCCGGCCCGGGCAGAAAATAGACGTCACCGTGAGCACCATGGGCGACGCCAAGAGCCTCCAGGGCGGCACCCTCCTCCAGGTTCCCCTCAAGGGAGCGGACGGAGGAGTGTATGCCGTGGCCCAGGGACCCGTCATGGTGGGCGGGTTCGCCGCAGGAGGCGCGGCGGGATCGGTGTCGAAGAACGTGGTCACCGTGGGGCGCGTCCCCGGCGGCGCCATCGTCGAACGGGACGTCCAGACCGACTTCACCCTTATGGGCAGACAGGTGAACCTCCTGCTCCGGAACCCGGACTTCACCACCTCCGACCGGATGGCCCGGGCCATCAACAGCGCCTTCGGCGCGGTGGCCATGGCGGTGGATGCGGGGCGGGTGGCCGTCAACGTGCCTCCCCAGTACGCATCCTCACCGGCGGCTTTCCTCGCCCGGATCGAAGGGCTCTCCCTCCGGCCCGACAGCGCGGCCCGGGTGGCGGTGAACGAACGGACCGGAACGGTGGTCATGGGCGGGGACGTGAGGATCAGCTCCGTCGCCGTGGCCCACGGCAACCTCACCGTCCAGGTCACCGAAAGCCCCGAAGTGGTCCAGCCCCAGCCCTTCGCCGGCGGACGGACCGCCGTTCAGCCCCGCACCGACATCCAGGCCCAGGAAACTGCGGCCCAGCTCATCGCCCTCGACTCCACGAGCACCGTGAAGGAACTGGTGGACGCCCTCAACTCGGTAGGGGCCTCCCCGAGGGACGTTATCGCCATCCTCCAGGCGGTCAAGGAAGCCGGCGCGCTCCACGGCGAACTGGTGGTGATGTAG
- a CDS encoding YkgJ family cysteine cluster protein, whose product MWWEEGLRFTCLGCGRCCRGEPGAIYFTPEEEAAMAAFLGTGTEEFRNRYVTGRWRAPSLKEKSGGECVFHNGETNRCSIYPVRPLQCRLFPFWPVLLASRDAWDEAALTCPGMNGGEFHSAEEIALAMAACPFPDLL is encoded by the coding sequence GTGTGGTGGGAAGAAGGCCTGCGGTTCACCTGCCTCGGATGCGGCAGGTGCTGCCGGGGTGAGCCGGGAGCCATCTATTTCACCCCGGAAGAGGAGGCTGCCATGGCCGCCTTTCTCGGCACCGGGACCGAAGAGTTCAGGAACCGCTACGTCACCGGCAGGTGGCGCGCCCCGAGCCTGAAGGAAAAGAGCGGGGGCGAATGCGTCTTTCATAACGGGGAAACAAACCGGTGCAGCATCTATCCTGTCCGTCCCCTCCAGTGCAGGCTCTTTCCCTTCTGGCCCGTCCTGCTCGCTTCCCGTGACGCCTGGGACGAGGCCGCCCTGACCTGTCCCGGCATGAACGGGGGAGAATTCCACTCCGCGGAGGAAATTGCCCTGGCCATGGCGGCGTGCCCCTTCCCGGACCTCCTCTGA